One genomic region from Yarrowia lipolytica chromosome 1C, complete sequence encodes:
- a CDS encoding uncharacterized protein (Compare to YALI0C14520g, weakly similar to uniprot|P28321 Saccharomyces cerevisiae YKL094w) has translation MSTEATETHPFPVKHGKVSYYTAKDGQKLRVGEWGTELAQPKGKLVFNHGFTEHIGVFDELFKRMVDNGYYVLALDQRGAGEQCQGKKYGITNETFVYEDLNGVIKEYLVKNNSIEQSKKEKLFIWGHSMGGGIALNYGVKGLYRDHFTGFIGCAPLVQLHPASVPNFILRGAMEVLARAWPTLHFPADLKMDYIVSNPDSQKKLEADEWIRPMCTVKQMYDMFQRGNALVDPDYVANYQRDAAVLIYHSEHDKINWYEASKKFIDAVPVKDKQLFDAKGCEHSIHLEQAEKEKPAFDTLINFLDEHTKQ, from the coding sequence ATGTCGACTGAAGCTACCGAAACCCATCCCTTCCCCGTTAAGCACGGAAAGGTGTCGTACTACACGGCCAAGGACGGGCAAAAACTGCGAGTGGGCGAGTGGGGCACCGAGCTGGCCCAGCCCAAGGGCAAGCTGGTTTTCAACCACGGATTCACCGAACATATTGGAGTGTTCGACGAGCTGTTCAAGCGAATGGTGGACAACGGCTACTACGTGCTTGCGCTGGATCAGCGAGGAGCCGGAGAACAGTGCCAGGGCAAGAAGTACGGCATCACCAACGAGACGTTTGTGTACGAGGATCTCAACGGGGTGATCAAGGAGTATCTGGTGAAGAACAACAGCATTGAACAGAGCAAAAAAGAGAAGCTGTTCATCTGGGGCCACTCAATGGGCGGCGGCATTGCTCTCAACTACGGAGTCAAGGGTCTTTACCGAGACCATTTCACCGGCTTCATTGGTTGCGCTCCTCTGGTCCAGCTTCACCCGGCCTCTGTGCCCAACTTCATTTTGCGAGGCGCCATGGAGGTGCTTGCCCGAGCCTGGCCCACTCTTCATTTCCCCGCCGACCTCAAAATGGACTACATTGTGTCCAACCCCGActcccagaagaagctggaggccGACGAGTGGATCCGACCCATGTGCACCGTCAAGCAGATGTACGACATGTTCCAGCGAGGCAACGCCCTGGTTGACCCCGATTACGTGGCCAACTACCAGCGCGACGCCGCCGTGCTCATCTACCACTCGGAACacgacaagatcaactgGTACGAGGCCAGCAAAAAGTTCATTGACGCGGTTCCCGTCAAGGAcaagcagctgtttgaTGCCAAGGGATGCGAGCACTCCATTCATCTGGAGcaggctgagaaggagaagcctgCCTTTGACACGTTGATCAACTTCTTGGACGAGCACACCAAGCAATAG
- a CDS encoding uncharacterized protein (Compare to YALI0C14498g, highly similar to uniprot|P38988 Saccharomyces cerevisiae YDL198C Putative mitochondrial carrier protein YHM1/SHM1, similar to Saccharomyces cerevisiae GGC1 (YDL198C); ancestral locus Anc_8.445), translating to MAPISSDKKQSGAARVLGSASAGIAELAVFHPVDTIAKRLMSNHGKITSASHLNQVIFRDYADASIGKRFRSLFPGLGYAACYKVLQRVYKYGGQPFVNEYLSKAWGSTYEQAFGKKTGKALLSATAGSLIGIGEIVLLPLDVLKIKRQTNPEAFKGRGFFKIIQEEGMGLYRGWGWTAARNAPGSFALFGGNAFAKEYILRLQDYSQATWGQNIIASFFGASASLIVSAPLDVIKTRIQNRNFDNPQSGLQIIKNMVATEGPGAFFKGLVPKLLTAGPKLVFSFALAQSLIPAFDKMLSQK from the exons ATGGCTCCTATTTCGTCCGATAAGAAGCAGTCTGGTGCTGCCCGAGTTCTCGGTTCTG CCTCCGCCGGTATTGCCGAGCTCGCCGTCTTCCACCCCGTCGACACCATCGCCAAGCGACTCATGTCCAACCATGGTAAGATCACTTCTGCGTCTCACCTGAACCAGGTCATTTTCCGAGACTACGCCGACGCCTCCATCGGCAAGCGATTCAGATCCCTGTTCCCCGGTCTGGGATACGCCGCCTGCTACAAGGTTCTGCAGCGAgtttacaagtacggtgGCCAGCCCTTCGTCAACGAGTACCTGTCCAAGGCCTGGGGCTCCACCTACGAGCAGGCCTTCGGCAAGAAGACCGGAAAGGCTCTTCTGTCTGCCACCGCCGGTTCCTTGATCGGTATCGGAGAGATTGTTCTCCTGCCCCTCGATGTCCTCAAGATCAAGCGACAGACTAACCCCGAGGCTTTCAAGGGCCGAGGCTTCTTCAAGATCatccaggaggagggtaTGGGTCTGTACCGAGGCTGGGGCTGGACCGCTGCCCGAAACGCCCCCGGATCCTTTGCTCTGTTTGGAGGTAACGCCTTTGCCAAGGAGTACATTCTGCGACTCCAGGACTACTCCCAGGCCACCTGGGGCCAGAACATTATTGCCTCTTTCTTCGGTGCCTCTGCCTCTCTGATTGTCTCTGCTCCTCTCGATGTCATCAAGACCCGAATCCAGAACCGAAACTTCGACAACCCCCAGTCCGGTCTGcagatcatcaagaacatggTTGCCACCGAGGGTCCCGGCGCCTTCTTCAAGGGTCTTGTGCCCAAGCTTCTGACTGCTGGCCCCAAGCTCGTCTTCTCTTTCGCTCTGGCCCAGTCTCTGATCCCCGCCTTTGACAAGATGCTCTCCCAGAAATAA
- a CDS encoding uncharacterized protein (Compare to YALI0C14542g, similar to uniprot|Q6C6E1 Yarrowia lipolytica YALI0E10241g), producing MITDDILVDVFRMADLESCVALSHVTRSSRAVWAALDTSVVRAKVLERVPWFGLGGGDFSSWTTCALVVVSRTKRALADTHGLGDRPVLLKSMAVPLSLSCNKVEEVTSVDISRDAQRRFTMNPLFPEERIETTVGKYAVLEGVQLLSSKTALDLSSMEISKSDYDKWSPPKTSTALTNKAVSSSSGIEVQLTTEEDGGTIEVIDENETFVLVRFSTSNHGPAEELLLKTPTTTRLEVDPEMSNGTRRLYKSDHNETGMINLLPERGALMYRLVGDGTENSQLFHIDDNMNPLVICQLTRFQQLPLFYNIHQRFFVCYEGYLFLFYEGRFHRLWVDLGIRTPGNEVLCAWNQAFPAIGSLLDSRQAVMEEGVEFRIMQGPGDLSRYVGIRGTGGVVGDLKTGTTYFAKDAAVADQFGIPFVENGALGFYTCEKRVMDVVETKFSEIIDGKSTDSNLAGFFDDLCEKDTRGELKKARKLKKMKRRKTKQDQGKDELHLNNQWQVDDYYRDFDWPLELSSSVFDSGELEPVF from the coding sequence atGATAACTGACGATATTCTGGTGGACGTGTTTCGAATGGCGGACCTGGAGTCGTGCGTGGCtttgagtcacgtgaccagatCGTCGCGGGCGGTCTGGGCTGCTCTGGACACTTCTGTGGTTCGTGCCAAAGTGTTGGAGCGGGTTCCGTGGTTCGGTTTAGGTGGCGGTGATTTCTCCTCGTGGACAACATGTGCTCTGGTTGTGGTTTCACGCACTAAGCGAGCGTTGGCAGATACCCACGGTCTAGGCGACAGACCTGTTTTGCTCAAATCCATGGCGGTGCCTCTGTCGCTGAGTTGcaacaaggtggaggaagtGACTAGTGTGGACATTTCACGAGATGCTCAGAGACGTTTTACCATGAACCCTCTTTTTCCAGAGGAGCGCATTGAAACGACGGTGGGGAAATACGCCGTTTTGGAGGGCGTTCAGCTGCTTTCATCAAAAACGGCCCTCGACTTATCCTCCATGGAAATCTCCAAGTCGGATTACGACAAGTGGAGCCCTCCCAAAACATCTACCGCACTCACAAATAAAgccgtctcctcctcatctgGAATCGAGGTGCAGTTAACTACTGAAGAGGACGGTGGGACGATCGAGGTCATTGACGAGAATGAAACGTTTGTGCTGGTTCGATTCTCAACTTCAAATCATGGACCTGCGGAGGAGCTGCTTCTCAAgacccccaccaccacaagaCTTGAGGTGGACCCCGAAATGTCCAACGGTACTCGCCGGCTTTACAAGTCAGATCATAACGAGACGGGAATGATCAATCTTCTACCGGAAAGAGGAGCTTTGATGTACAGGCTGGTGGGCGATGGAACAGAAAACTCCCAGCTGTTCCACATTGACGACAACATGAACCCGTTGGTGATCTGTCAACTCACGCGGTTTCAGCAACTGCCTCTTTTCTACAACATTCATCAGCGGTTCTTCGTGTGCTATGAGGGGTACCTGTTTCTGTTTTACGAAGGTCGTTTTCACCGACTGTGGGTCGATTTAGGCATCCGAACACCCGGCAATGAAGTTCTGTGTGCCTGGAATCAAGCATTCCCCGCCATTGGCTCTCTGTTGGATTCTAGACAGGCCGtcatggaggagggagTGGAGTTTAGGATCATGCAAGGACCAGGAGACCTGAGCCGGTATGTTGGCATTAGAGGGACTGGAGGGGTGGTTGGTGATTTAAAGACAGGAACGACTTATTTCGCCAAGGACGCGGCTGTTGCTGATCAGTTTGGTATACCTTTTGTGGAAAACGGCGCGTTGGGCTTTTACACGTGTGAGAAGAGAGTCATGGACGTTGTGGAGACCAAATTTTCTGAGATTATTGATGGAAAAAGCACGGACAGCAATTTGGCTGGATTCTTTGACGACCTGTGTGAAAAAGACACAAGGGgtgagctcaagaaggcgAGAAAactgaagaagatgaaacGTCGGAAAACTAAACAGGACCAGGGCAAGGACGAGCTGCATCTTAACAACCAGTGGCAAGTCGACGACTATTATAGAGACTTTGACTGGCCTCTAGAATTGAGCTCAAGTGTGTTTGATTCTGGGGAGTTAGAGCCGGTATTCTAG